The DNA segment GAGCCGATGGGCGTCTGCGCCGACAGGGCCGCGGCGAACAGGGCGGCCGGAACGAGGCGGGCGGAAAGGGGCATGGGCTGCGCGGGAGTCCCGCCCTCCAATGGCTAGGCGTAGAACCCGCGGTACTTCATGGCCTGGGCCACGCGGTCGAGCGCGAGGATGTAGGCGCCGATGCGGGGGTTGGTCTGGTACTTGTCGGTGGTGGCGAAGGTGGCCTGGAACGCGTGGGTCATGTAGTCCACCAGCCGCTCGTTCACTTCGCGCTCGCGCCAGTAGAAGCCCTGGCGGTTCTGCACCCACTCGAAGTAGCTGACGGTGACGCCGCCCGCGTTGGCCAGGATGTCCGGCACCACCAGGACGCCGTGCTCCAGCAGGATGGGATCGGCCTCGGGCGTGGTGGGGCCGTTGGCGCCTTCGACGATGACCTTGGCCCGCACCTGGGCGGCATTGGCTTCGGTGATCTGGTTCTCGGAGGCGGCGGGCACGAGGATGTCCACCGGATGGGTGAGGAGGCTGGAGGCGTCCATGGGCTCCGCGCCCTTGAACCCGGCCACGGTGCGCGCTTCCATCGCGTACCGGAGGAGGGCGTGGATGTCCAGGCCGCGGTCGTTCTTGACGGCGCCGTTGATGTCGCTGACGGCCACCACGCGGGCGCCGGCCTCGTGCAGGAGGCGCGCGGCCTGGCTGCCGACGTTCCCGAAGCCCTGCACGGCCACCGTGGCGCCGGCGAGGGGCTTGCCTAGCCGCTGCATGGCCTCGCGGGCGGTGATGAGGATCCCGCGGCCCGTGGCTTCCGTGCGTCCCAGGCTGCCGCCCAAGCCCAGGGGCTTGCCCGTGACCACCGCGTTCTCCGTGCGGCGGACGTGCATGGAATAGGTGTCGAGCACCCAGGCCATGGTCTGCGCGTCGGTGCCCATGTCCGGCGCCGGCACATCGCGGTCGGGGCCGATGATGTCCATGATCTCGGCGATGTAGCGGCGGGTGAGCCGCTCCTTCTCGCCGAGGCTGAGGCGCGTGGGATCGCAGACGATCCCGCCCTTGCCGCCGCCGAAGGGGACGTCCACCACGGCGGTCTTCCAGGTCATCCACGCGCTGAGGGCCTTGACCTCGTCGAGGGTGACGTTGAGGTCGTAGCGGATGCCGCCCTTGGCGGGGCCCCGGGCCACGTTGTGCTGCACGCGGTAGCCGGTGAACACCTCCCACTGCCCGTTGTCCATGAGCACCGGCAGGCTCACGATCATCGAGCGGCTGGGGGCCATGAACACCTTGAAGAGCGCGTCGTCCAGCCCGTAGAGCTGGGAAGCGACCCGCAGGCGGGCCTGCATGGCCTCGAAAGCGTTGGGCTGGGCGGTGGACATGGAGGTCTCCCCTAGGGGCGGGCGTCGGACGCGGGGTGGGTCTCGGCGGGCAGCTCCAGATCGCGGCCGGCGCTCCAGAGGCCCTCCAGGTTGTAATGGCGGCGGGTCTCCTCGTCCATGACGTGGACGACGAGGTTGCCGTAATCGAGCAGAACCCAGTTGCCGTTGGTCTCCCCCTCGCGGGAGATGGGGCGTTCCCCCGTGAGTTTGAGCGCGTCCTCCACCGCCTCCGCGATGGCGCGGTTCTGGCGGTCGCTGCCTCCGCTCATGAAGGCGAAGACGTCGGTGAAGCTGGCGATGTCCCTCACGTCCAGGAGGCGGATGCGGAAGGCTTTCTTGGACCGGGCGGCCTCGACGACGGTCGCGAGCCGGGAATCAAGGGTCATGCGGGCTCCAGAGCAGGCTAACGATACAGGTTTTCGGCGCGGATGGCAGTCATAACTTGGGACGGAATGCCTTCCGGATCATGGGCGGGATCCTGCGCCAGGCGCAGGCGGAGATCGCTCGACGCGAGGTCCAGCTCCGTGGCGGGAAGGGGGACGAGTTCGCCGGGGGCGCCGGACCACGCCGCGACGGGATGGAGTCCGGCGATCGCGGGCAGGGCGGGGGTGTCCGCGCCGGGGCGGAGGGCCACGGCGACGGAGGCCAGCTCGAAGATCCGCTCGGCCCGCCGCCAGGCGGAAAGGCCGGGCAGCTGGTCGCTGCCCATCACGAGGATCCACGCCGCGTCCCGCTCGCGGGCGGTGAGGGCCTCCAGGGTGTCCACGGTGTAGCTGGTACCGCCCCGCTCCAGTTCCAGGGTCTCCACCCGGCAGGCGGGATCGAAGGCGCGCAGGGCCTCGTCCAGGAGGCGCAGCCGGGCCTGGAGGTCCGGGCCGCCCGGATCGGGCTTGTGGGGGCTGACGGCGGTGGGCACGAAGCGCAGTTCGTCGAGGCCGAGGTGCGCCAGCGCCAGGCGCGCCAACTTGAGGTGGCCTTCGTGCGGGGGATTGAACGCCCCTCCGAGCAGGCCGATGCGTCTCACCGGTCCTCTTCGTCGACGGCGAAGCCGGAGCCGCCCTTGAGAAGCCCGTCCACCCCGAAGGCCAGTTCGCGCAGGCCCTCGCCGGTGACGCCGGAGATGAAGATGGGCTTCTGGCCGCGCGCCGCGCACAGGGCCTCGAAGGCCTCGCGCCGGGCGTCGTCCTGGAGCGCGTCCAGCTTGGTGCCCACCAGCCACCGGGGCTTGGCGGCGAGGACGGGGCTGAAGGTCTCCACCTCGCCTTCGATGATCCGGATCGCGTCGACGGGCTCCGTCACCGGATCCGACAGGTCCACCAGGTGCAGCAGCACCCGGGTCCGCTCGACGTGGCGGAGGAACTGGATGCCCAGGCCCGCGCCGCCCGCCGCGCCCTCGATGAGGCCGGGGATGTCGGCGATGACCCAGCTGTCGAGCACGTCGCCGCCGAAGCGGTCGAGGCTCACCACGCCGAGCTGGGGCTCCAGGGTGGTGAAGGGATAGTCGGCGATCTTGGGCCGGGCCGCGCTCAGGCGGCTCACCAGGGTGCTCTTTCCCGCGTTGGGGAACCCCACCAGGCCCACGTCCGCGATCAGCTTCAGCTCCAGGTCGAGCGCGCGGGCCTCGCCCTCTTCGCCCGGCTGGTGGTGGCGGGGCGTGCGGTTGGTGGAACTCTTGAAGTGGGTGTTGCCCAGACCGCCGCGGCCGCCGCGGGCCACGCACACGTCCTGCCCGTGCTCCAGCAGCTCCGCCAGGACCTCGCCCGTGTCCCCGTCCTTCACCAGGGTGCCCAGGGGGACTTCCAGCAGGATGTCCACGCCGTCCTTCCCGTGGCGCAGGGAGCCTTCGCCCTGGCGCCCACGGTCGGCGGCGAACTCGCGCTTGTGGCGGTAGGGGTTGAGGGTGTTGAGCGCCCGGTTGGCCCGGAGGAACACGGAACCGCCCTTGCCCCCGTCGCCGCCGTCGGGCCCGCCCTCGGGGGCGAACTTCTCGCGGCGGAAGCTCATGGCGCCGGACCCGCCGTGACCGGCGGCGACGCGGAGCTGAACGTGATCAAGGAACATGGGAAGGCCTAGGGGAGCGATGAGCGGAGAAGGGCGGATCGACTAGGGAATGCACACAGGCCGGGCTCTGCCCGGCCTGTGTGCGGGGGCTCCGGGGGTGTGCGCGCAAGCGCGGAACCCCCGGACGACATTCACCCCTCGATGGGATCGATGTGGATGAAGCGGCCGGACTGGCCCTTGTCCTGGAAACGGACCTTGCCGTCGATGAGGGCGAACAGCGTGTGGTCCTTGCCCATGCCGACGTTGATGCCGGCCTTGAACTTGGTGCCGCGCTGGCGGACCAGGATGGAACCGCCGGTGACCTGCTCACCGCCGAATTCCTTCACGCCGAGGCGCTGGGAGTGGGAATCGCGACCGTTGCGGCTGGAACCTACGCCTTTTTTGTGAGCCATGGAAGTACCTCATTTAGATGCGGAATCGTGGACTGGGAGAGGATGCGAGCGCGGGTTTTACCCGGGCGAGCATCGGGGGCTCCGGGGGTGTGCGCGCAGCGCGGAACCCCCGGACAGCATCAGCCCTTGATGGCCTTGATGCGGACCTCGGTGAAGTTCTGGCGGTGGCCCTGGGTGCGCTGGTAGGTGGTGGTGCGCTTCTTCTTGAAGATGATCACCTTCTTGGCGCGGTCATGGGTGATGACCTCGGCCTCGACCGTGGCGCCGGCCAGAGTGGGCTTGCCCACCTTCAGGTCGCCGTCGTTGTCGATGAGGAGCACCTGATCGAAGGTGACGGCCTGCTTGGGCTCCTGCTCCAGCGTTTCCACGCGGAGAACGTCGCCTTCGGTGACGCGGTACTGCTTCCCGCCGGTCTTGATGATTGCGTACATGAAAACCTCTTTGATTGGGGCGCATGGGCGGCAGTCCATCGGACGCGCTTGGGGGCCCATGGCCAGGGCAAGGTCGATCAGTATGCGGGAAAAAGCCTGTCAGCTCAAAGAAAAATCCTGAATCGGGCGCGTTTCGGCCGCCCGCTTCACCAGCTCAGGGTGAGCCCCGCCACGAGGATGCGCCGGCTGAAGTAGCTTTCGCTGACGCGCCGTTCGCTGAAGTCGGGGGTGTAGACGTAGGCGGCGGCGTTGTGGCGGGCCAGCAGGTTCATGACCTCGCCGAAGACCACGCCGTTGAGGCCCCGAAGGCTGAACAGGTGGGTCAGGCGGACGTCCACCCGGCGATAGACCGGCAGGCGATCGGAGTACTGGGCACCTTCGATGGGATCCCACCCGCCGCCGGGATTGGGGGTGGCGCCCAGGATGGGCGTCACCGGGGACCCGCTGGCGTAGCGGAAGGTCCCCGCCAGCTCCCAGCCGGGGGCCAATGTATGGCTGGAGACGGCCGTGAGGTTGTGGGGGACGCTGGTGGGGGCCGGGCCCACGGCGAGCTGCTTGTCTTCCTTCCGTTCGGTGTCCAGGTAGCCGTAGCCGATCCACCCCCGCCAGCCGGGCAGGGCGGCCTTCATCAGCAGGTCGGCGCCCTGGGCGTAGCCCCGGCCGGTGGACAGGTAGCGCGCCACCGGATCCTCCACCACGAGGCGGTCGTAGTCCTTGCGGTAGAGCTCCAGCCTCAGGTTCCAGGCCGCGGCGCCCTGCCAGGCCGCGTCCAGCGAGGCCAGGGCATGGGTGGCGCGCATGATCCGCAGGTCGGGGTTGCCGGCGTGGGGGTCGATCTGGGAGGCCGGGGGAGCCTGATGGAAGCTGCCCCCGGCCAGGCGGAAGGTGATGCCTTCGGCGATCAGGCAGGACAGGGTGCCGCGGAAGTCGTGGGTGGTCTCCCCTTCCAGGCCGTAGCGGTCCTGGCGTCCTCCCAGCGACAGTCCCCATTTCGGGGAGAGCCGGAAGCGGGCCGTGAGGTAGGTTCCCGTGCGGGTGGTGTCGAAGCCGTAGGCGAAGCTGCGGGCGGCGGCGACCGGGTTCCAGTTGGCCAGGTCGAAGGGGACCTCGCCTTCGGGATCCACGTGGCCGCGATCCAGATCCAGTCCGCCTTCCAGGGTCAACCGCTCGCCGAAGGGCACGGTCAGTTCGGCCCGGGCCGAACGGCTGCGCTCTTCCTGGTCGATGCCCCAGTGGTTGAAGCTCCAGACGATGTGGGTGCGCCCTTCGGAGGCGGAGAGGGAGAGCCCCGCGCGGTCGCCCAGCGTGCCGTTCCACTGCAGGGCGCCGAAGTGGGTTTCGCTCCGGTTGCGGTAGCTGTCCCGGAGGTTGGCGATGGTGACGTCCGTGGCCAGGTGGTCCTGGGAGAAGAGGCCGGTGGCCACCAGCCGTCCGCTGCCCAGGGGCTGCTGCCAGTTGAGCTGCGCATCGTGGGAGAGGGGCGATTCCTCGAAGGAGGAAGCCAGGCCGTACCACTTGTCCAGCAGCACGGGATCCGACCGGCGCACGGACGCCCGCAGCAGCCCCTCGCCCACGGGCCGTTCGGCGGAGAACCCCTGGGTGGGAAGGGTGAGCAGAAGGGTGCGGGTGGTCGCCGGCGTGGGCTGGTCCGTGGAGATGTCGAGCACGGCGGAGAGGGCGTCCCCGTAGCGGGCGGAGAAGGCGCCGGGAATGAAGTCCACGCGGGTCACCAGGGCCGTGTCCACGGCGGAGAAGATGCCGCCCTGGGTGTTCGGGTGGTGGAAGGGGCGGGTCAGGTGGCCCCCGTTGAGCCAGATGCCCACCTCCTCCGGCTTGCCGCCCCGGACGAAGAGTTCGGCGCCTTCGCTGGCGTTGCTCACGCCGGGCAGGCCCTTGGCAGCCTGCATGACATCGGCCGCGGCGCCGGGCGTGGTGTAGATCTCCAGGCGGGACAGGGTGGACGTCGCGCCCTCCTGGCTGCTGTAGCCGCTGCCCTCCACCACCTCGACCACGGCGCCCTGCGGCGCGGGCACCAGGAGCACGAGCAAAGGCTCGCCGGGCTGGCCCATGCGCGTCTGGCTGTCCATGCCGGGGGCGCTGATGCGGGCTTCCACCGGGCCGGGCGCGTCGAGGGGCAGGGTGAAGCGGCCCTTGGCGTCCGTCTGGGCCTGACGGGTGCCCACCATCACGGCGGCGCCCGCCAGGGGCTTGCCCCCGGGGCCGAGGACCACCCCGCTGAGTTCCAGGGCGGCTTGAAGGAGCGCGGGAAGGATCGCCACGGTCATTTGCCCTCCAGCCGGGGCAGGACCATGCGGGCCACGAAGCCGTTGCCGGGATCCAGGGCCAGGGCGCGGTTCGCGGTCCCCCTGGCGGCGGCGACCTGTCCGTCCTGGGCCTGGGCGAAGGCCAGCCAGCCGAGGCTTTCGATGCGGCCCCAGGCGGGAGCCCAGGGATCCCGGGGAGCCGGCTCCTTCTCGGCCAGGGCCACGGCGGCCTCCAGCAGGGGGAGGGCGACCTTCGCGCCGCCCCCCGCGAAGGCCGGGGTATGCAGGAGGTGGACGGCCCTCAATAGCGCCACGCGGGGACTCCCGGGCGCCTTGGCCGCGGCGTCGTTGAAGATCCCCATGGCCTTGGGGGCCAGGGTGATGGCCGACGCGGGAGAGGCGCTGATCTTGAGGCCGAGGAGGGCGCCCACGAGGGCGCGGCATTCGGGATCCTGGGAGGGCTCGAAGGCCTTCAGCGTGCGCTCCACCAGCTCCTTGCTTCCCTTGGGATCCTCCTGGCGCGTGCGGCTGGCCAGCACGTAGGCCAGGTGCAGCTCGTGATAGGCCTTCTTGGCCGCCGGGGCGGGATCCAGGGCCAGCTTCGCCTGGAGCGACCGCACCTGCTCCGTCGGCAGGCCCTCGATGCGGGCCAATTGCGCGGGAAGATCGGCTTCCTGGGCGGCGCAGACCAGGGCGGGAAGGGCGGCGAGCGCATGTCGCATGAAGGCTCCGGTGGGCGCGAGAGCGCCTGGAGCCACGATGGGAAGCTGGACAGGGCGGGGCCCGCGCCAGCGGACGAGGGGCGGGAATTCCCGGACGGACCGGGTTCAGGCGTGCCCGAGCCGGGCGCGCAGGTCGGACATCCGGTCGCGGCTCACGGGGACGCGCGCCCCATCCTGGAGGCGGAGTTCCCCGGTGCCGCCGGGATCCGGCACCAGCTCCTGAATGGCCTCCAGCGCCACCATGGCCGAGCGGTGGGTGCGAAAGAAGCGGGGCGCCAGCAGGCCCTCGAGCTCGTCGAGGCTGCGGTCCAGCACGAAGCGGCCCTGGGGCGTATGAACGAAGAGCAGGCGGTTCTCCGTGCGGAGGTGGCTCACCTGGGACCAGGCCAGCACGAGAATCCGGCCCTTCACGAGCACGGTGAAGCGCTCGGGCATGTCCTTGCGGCGGGCGGCTTCCAGGGCCTGCATGAGCACGCCGAGATCCAGCCCCGTCGCGCGGGGCCGGGTGCGGGCCAGCGTTTCCGCCAAGCGCTTCCGCTCCACGGGCTTCAGCAGGTAGTCGCAGGCGGCCCACCGGAAGGCCTCCAGGGCATGCTGGTCGAAGGCGGTGACGAAGGCGATGGGCGGCAGGACGAGCCCCAGGTCGCGTGCCTTCCGAAGCAGACCGAAGGCGCCGTCCGGCGGGAATTCGATGTCCAGGAAGAGCAGGTCGGAGGGCGTGCTCTGCAGAAGCGCCAATCCGGCCACGCCGTCGGCGGCCTCGCCCGCGCACTCGGCGGTGGGATCCAGCTCCGCCACCAGGCGCTTGAGGCGGGACCGGGCGGGGGGTTCGTCCTCGATGAGGAGGTAGCGGAGGGGCATCACAGCCTCACTTCCACAGCGCATCCCGCTGCGGCCGGCGGCCAGTGGAGCGATCCGCCCGCCGCCTGCAGGCGCTCCCGCACCGTGCGCAGCCCAAGGCCTTCGGGGGCTTGGGGCGCGCGGCCCACGCCGTCGTCCTCGATGCGGATTTTTCCGTCGGCAGCCACCACGCTCAGGCGGCAGGGTCCCACTTTGGGGCGGAAGCCGTGCTTGAGCGCGTTCTCCACCAGCGGCAGCAGCAGGAGCGGCTGGACGGGGCGCGCTTCCATGGCGGGATCCAGCCGCAGGTCGAAGCTCAGGCGGTCGCCGAAGCGCAATTTCTCCAGGCCCAGGAGCTGCTCCAGCAGTTGGAACTCCTCCCGCAGGCTCCACGCGGGATGCTCCAGGGCCCCGAGGATCCGACGGAGGAAGGAGGACAGCCGCTCCGTGGCCTCTTCGGCGCGGCGGGGATCCTCGGGAATCAGCGCCGCGATGGTGTTGAGGGCGTTGAAGAGGGTGTGGGGCTGAAGCTGGGCCTGCAGGCTCAGGAAGCTGGCGCGGGCCTCGGCTTGGGCCAGGTCGCGCTTGGCCTGGACGTGGTGCTCCACGGTCTCCTTGGTGGCGACGACCGCCGAGATGGCCAGGCCGACCAGGAAGTTGGAGACGAGGGTGAACCGGGAGCCCATGAGGTTGACGCCGGTGGCCAGGCGCACCAGTCCGAAGGTGATCGCCAGCAGCGCGACGTACAGCAGCACCATCCAAAGGACGGCGAAGAAGCCCAC comes from the Geothrix sp. 21YS21S-4 genome and includes:
- the rplU gene encoding 50S ribosomal protein L21; the protein is MYAIIKTGGKQYRVTEGDVLRVETLEQEPKQAVTFDQVLLIDNDGDLKVGKPTLAGATVEAEVITHDRAKKVIIFKKKRTTTYQRTQGHRQNFTEVRIKAIKG
- the obgE gene encoding GTPase ObgE gives rise to the protein MFLDHVQLRVAAGHGGSGAMSFRREKFAPEGGPDGGDGGKGGSVFLRANRALNTLNPYRHKREFAADRGRQGEGSLRHGKDGVDILLEVPLGTLVKDGDTGEVLAELLEHGQDVCVARGGRGGLGNTHFKSSTNRTPRHHQPGEEGEARALDLELKLIADVGLVGFPNAGKSTLVSRLSAARPKIADYPFTTLEPQLGVVSLDRFGGDVLDSWVIADIPGLIEGAAGGAGLGIQFLRHVERTRVLLHLVDLSDPVTEPVDAIRIIEGEVETFSPVLAAKPRWLVGTKLDALQDDARREAFEALCAARGQKPIFISGVTGEGLRELAFGVDGLLKGGSGFAVDEEDR
- a CDS encoding Glu/Leu/Phe/Val dehydrogenase; translation: MSTAQPNAFEAMQARLRVASQLYGLDDALFKVFMAPSRSMIVSLPVLMDNGQWEVFTGYRVQHNVARGPAKGGIRYDLNVTLDEVKALSAWMTWKTAVVDVPFGGGKGGIVCDPTRLSLGEKERLTRRYIAEIMDIIGPDRDVPAPDMGTDAQTMAWVLDTYSMHVRRTENAVVTGKPLGLGGSLGRTEATGRGILITAREAMQRLGKPLAGATVAVQGFGNVGSQAARLLHEAGARVVAVSDINGAVKNDRGLDIHALLRYAMEARTVAGFKGAEPMDASSLLTHPVDILVPAASENQITEANAAQVRAKVIVEGANGPTTPEADPILLEHGVLVVPDILANAGGVTVSYFEWVQNRQGFYWREREVNERLVDYMTHAFQATFATTDKYQTNPRIGAYILALDRVAQAMKYRGFYA
- the nadD gene encoding nicotinate (nicotinamide) nucleotide adenylyltransferase, whose protein sequence is MRRIGLLGGAFNPPHEGHLKLARLALAHLGLDELRFVPTAVSPHKPDPGGPDLQARLRLLDEALRAFDPACRVETLELERGGTSYTVDTLEALTARERDAAWILVMGSDQLPGLSAWRRAERIFELASVAVALRPGADTPALPAIAGLHPVAAWSGAPGELVPLPATELDLASSDLRLRLAQDPAHDPEGIPSQVMTAIRAENLYR
- a CDS encoding LytTR family DNA-binding domain-containing protein — protein: MPLRYLLIEDEPPARSRLKRLVAELDPTAECAGEAADGVAGLALLQSTPSDLLFLDIEFPPDGAFGLLRKARDLGLVLPPIAFVTAFDQHALEAFRWAACDYLLKPVERKRLAETLARTRPRATGLDLGVLMQALEAARRKDMPERFTVLVKGRILVLAWSQVSHLRTENRLLFVHTPQGRFVLDRSLDELEGLLAPRFFRTHRSAMVALEAIQELVPDPGGTGELRLQDGARVPVSRDRMSDLRARLGHA
- the rsfS gene encoding ribosome silencing factor; the encoded protein is MTLDSRLATVVEAARSKKAFRIRLLDVRDIASFTDVFAFMSGGSDRQNRAIAEAVEDALKLTGERPISREGETNGNWVLLDYGNLVVHVMDEETRRHYNLEGLWSAGRDLELPAETHPASDARP
- a CDS encoding sensor histidine kinase yields the protein MAHPSYVRARPVLWLLQALLLGSAIGLILALALGSRLWDIRQSMTIGAIFSTVMWAGFDLAPRPQEWLPSHWSVSRVGFFAVLWMVLLYVALLAITFGLVRLATGVNLMGSRFTLVSNFLVGLAISAVVATKETVEHHVQAKRDLAQAEARASFLSLQAQLQPHTLFNALNTIAALIPEDPRRAEEATERLSSFLRRILGALEHPAWSLREEFQLLEQLLGLEKLRFGDRLSFDLRLDPAMEARPVQPLLLLPLVENALKHGFRPKVGPCRLSVVAADGKIRIEDDGVGRAPQAPEGLGLRTVRERLQAAGGSLHWPPAAAGCAVEVRL
- the rpmA gene encoding 50S ribosomal protein L27 translates to MAHKKGVGSSRNGRDSHSQRLGVKEFGGEQVTGGSILVRQRGTKFKAGINVGMGKDHTLFALIDGKVRFQDKGQSGRFIHIDPIEG
- a CDS encoding TonB-dependent receptor, producing the protein MTVAILPALLQAALELSGVVLGPGGKPLAGAAVMVGTRQAQTDAKGRFTLPLDAPGPVEARISAPGMDSQTRMGQPGEPLLVLLVPAPQGAVVEVVEGSGYSSQEGATSTLSRLEIYTTPGAAADVMQAAKGLPGVSNASEGAELFVRGGKPEEVGIWLNGGHLTRPFHHPNTQGGIFSAVDTALVTRVDFIPGAFSARYGDALSAVLDISTDQPTPATTRTLLLTLPTQGFSAERPVGEGLLRASVRRSDPVLLDKWYGLASSFEESPLSHDAQLNWQQPLGSGRLVATGLFSQDHLATDVTIANLRDSYRNRSETHFGALQWNGTLGDRAGLSLSASEGRTHIVWSFNHWGIDQEERSRSARAELTVPFGERLTLEGGLDLDRGHVDPEGEVPFDLANWNPVAAARSFAYGFDTTRTGTYLTARFRLSPKWGLSLGGRQDRYGLEGETTHDFRGTLSCLIAEGITFRLAGGSFHQAPPASQIDPHAGNPDLRIMRATHALASLDAAWQGAAAWNLRLELYRKDYDRLVVEDPVARYLSTGRGYAQGADLLMKAALPGWRGWIGYGYLDTERKEDKQLAVGPAPTSVPHNLTAVSSHTLAPGWELAGTFRYASGSPVTPILGATPNPGGGWDPIEGAQYSDRLPVYRRVDVRLTHLFSLRGLNGVVFGEVMNLLARHNAAAYVYTPDFSERRVSESYFSRRILVAGLTLSW